The DNA region GCAGGTTGCCTTCATAGCAGTAGGACAAGAGTTGGATTGCTGCTTCATCGATTGTTAACTTAAACGTTTTTGCCCGTTGAGCAACCCAGCGAGGTAAGTGGGCCTGTTCCGGCGTTAAGCAACTGACATAAACGCTATGTTCACCCAATGTTTTAAACCAGGCGCTGTTTTCCTGAGCTTTGGTAAGTTTAGGTCCACGCAAAATAAGCAAAATGTCAGGATTCAGCAGCGTTGCTAATTGTTTAAGTTGTTCACCAATAGTCGCATTAGCGCCATTCTCAGGAAACTGAAGGATAAATATTTTTCGGCTGGAGAAAAGACTGAGCGACTGGCATTCGGTGAAGATAGATTCCCAATCAGTTTGGGGGCCAATATCGTAGCTAAAACTTTCACTAAAACCTTGAGCTAATGCCGCGCGACGAATGGCATCCTGACTCTCTTCCAGCAATAAAGGTTCGTTACCATACAGTTGATAGCAACTACGCAGCCCCTCATGGAGCTGCGCATTAAGTTGCTCAGGATAGAGTCGAATCATTGAACCGTAACGGCACCGCGAGCAGGTGTGACCGGCTGGCTGTCTGATTCATCTTCTGGTTGTTCGGTGGTTTGAACAGTGATCAATTTACGTACCAGCTGTTGCGCCAGTTGTTCTCTCATTTCCTGATAAAGCATATCCTGCTCAGCATCTTTTGCTAATGCGGTTAATGGGTTATCAAAGAAAGAGCGGAATACTTTTGCATTAATTGGATAAATACCTTTTCCAGGGATCATTACTTGAGCGCTGGCAGACATAACCATTTGATATTCAGCAGTGGTACCGTTTTGGAAAATAGAAACGGTATCCTGACCAGAAGCTACACCGCCCAGCCGTAAAGATGGCGTACTTTTTAGCGTATCTTTGTCAGTCGTTGAACTATCAACAATAGTTACACCATTTTGGCGTAACTGGCTGCGTACCGCTCTGGTCATTGGGCCATAAGGGTCGGATGTATCCAGAATCAGCGTTTTTAACTCGCCGGGGACACTGGTCGTACCGCGTAAGTTAAACCCGCATCCGGCAGTGACCAGCACTGCCATAGCAACGATGATTGTTACAATAGGATGTCGCACATATACTCCTTGGCTTAACCTACAACCAGATTTAAAAGTTTCCCTGGAACATAAATCACTTTACGAATAGTGACGCCATCCAGATATTTAGCAATTTGAGGATCGGCCATCGCAATCGCCTTAACCTGTTCTTCGGTAATATCGGCGGCTACGGTGATTTTGCTCCGGACTTTACCATTAACCTGAACCACCACCAACTTCTCGTCTTCAACCATAGCGGCTTGGTCCGCAACTGGCCATGGTGATGAATCAATATCACCCTGACCACCCAGCGATTGCCACAGAGTGAAACAGATGTGTGGGGTAAATGGATAAAGCAGACGAACAACTGCCAGCAGCGCTTCTTGCATCAGTGCACGATCTTGTTCACTCTCTTGCGGCGCGCGGGTTAACTTATTCATTAACTCCATTACGGCAGCAATCGCAGTGTTAAAAATCTGACGGCGACCAATGTCATCATTCACTTTAGCGATGGTTTTATGCAGATCGCGACGCAACGCTTTTTGCTCGTCGTTCAGAGCGCTAACATTCAGCTCTGCAACAGCACCTTTTGACAGATGGTCATAAGCCAGACGCCATAAGCGTTTCAGGAAGCGGTTAGCGCCTTCAACGCCAGACTCTTGCCATTCCAGCGTCATTTCTGCAGGAGAAGCAAACATCATGAACAGACGCACGGTGTCCGCACCGTATTTTTCAACAATATCCTGTGGATCAATACCGTTATTTTTAGATTTCGACATTTTAGCCATGCCACTGTAAACCAGTTCACGACCCTCTTTATCGAAAGCTTTAATGATGCGTTGTTTATCATCACGTTCTACGGTGACTTCGCTTGGTGCAATCCAGATACGCTCACCAGTACCAGATGTGTAGTAAAAGGCATCGGCTAATACCATTCCCTGACATAACAGGCGTTTAGCTGGTTCATCGGAAGTAACCAGACCAGCATCACGCAGCAGTTTATGGAAGAAACGGAAATACATCAGGTGCATGATGGCATGTTCAATACCACCAACATACTGGTCAACTGGCAGCCAGTAGTTCGCTGCTGCCGGGTCCAGCATGCCTTTATCATATTGAGGGCAGGTATAACGTGCGTAATACCAGGATGACTCCATAAAGGTGTCAAAAGTGTCGGTTTCACGCAGAGCTGGTTGTCCGTTATAGGTTGCTTTAGCCCATTCCGGATCGGCTTTAATTGGGCTAGTGATACCATTCATGGTGACATCTTCTGGCAGGATAACCGGCAGTTGATCGTCAGGTGTCGGTACCACGGTACCGTCTTCCAGCGTCATCATTGGAATTGGTGCGCCCCAATAACGTTGACGGGATACACCCCAGTCGCGTAAGCGATAATTGATTTTACGCTCACCCACGTTCATTGATACCAGCTTATCTGCAATGGCATTGAAACCGGCATCAAAATCCAGCCCGTCGAACTCACCAGAGTTAAACAGTACGCCTTTTTCAGTGCTTGCCTGTTGGCTTAGATCTGGCTCAGTGCCTTCGGCGGTTAAAATAACCGGTTTAATCGGCAGATTATATTTGGTGGCAAATTCCCAGTCGCGCTCGTCATGTCCCGGAAC from Limnobaculum xujianqingii includes:
- the lptE gene encoding LPS assembly lipoprotein LptE; translated protein: MRHPIVTIIVAMAVLVTAGCGFNLRGTTSVPGELKTLILDTSDPYGPMTRAVRSQLRQNGVTIVDSSTTDKDTLKSTPSLRLGGVASGQDTVSIFQNGTTAEYQMVMSASAQVMIPGKGIYPINAKVFRSFFDNPLTALAKDAEQDMLYQEMREQLAQQLVRKLITVQTTEQPEDESDSQPVTPARGAVTVQ
- the holA gene encoding DNA polymerase III subunit delta; protein product: MIRLYPEQLNAQLHEGLRSCYQLYGNEPLLLEESQDAIRRAALAQGFSESFSYDIGPQTDWESIFTECQSLSLFSSRKIFILQFPENGANATIGEQLKQLATLLNPDILLILRGPKLTKAQENSAWFKTLGEHSVYVSCLTPEQAHLPRWVAQRAKTFKLTIDEAAIQLLSYCYEGNLLALSQALERLSLLYPDGKLTLPRVEQAVNDAAHFTPYHWIDAILAGKAKRAFHILHQLRLEETESLILIRTLQRELLHLLNLQRKMRQTPLRTLFDQQKIWQNRRPLLTQALQRLTAVQLNQAVALLTQLELIVKQDFGQSIWDGLESLMMLLCGKPLSEARLDV
- the leuS gene encoding leucine--tRNA ligase is translated as MQEQYRPEDIESHVQNHWQENKTFQVTEDPTKEKYYCLSMLPYPSGRLHMGHVRNYTIGDVISRYQRMQGKNVLQPIGWDAFGLPAEGAAVKNNTAPAPWTYENIAYMKNQLKLLGFGYDWSRELATCDPDYYRWEQWFFTKLYEKGLVYKKTSAVNWCPNDQTVLANEQVIDGCCWRCDTPIERKEIPQWFIKITAYADQLLDDLDTLESWPEQVKTMQRNWIGRSEGVEIKFAVEGSADSLSVYTTRPDTFMGVTYVAIAAGHPLAALAAQNNPALNAFIDECRNTKVAEAEMATMEKKGVATGLYVIHPLTGEKLAVWIANFVLMDYGTGAVMAVPGHDERDWEFATKYNLPIKPVILTAEGTEPDLSQQASTEKGVLFNSGEFDGLDFDAGFNAIADKLVSMNVGERKINYRLRDWGVSRQRYWGAPIPMMTLEDGTVVPTPDDQLPVILPEDVTMNGITSPIKADPEWAKATYNGQPALRETDTFDTFMESSWYYARYTCPQYDKGMLDPAAANYWLPVDQYVGGIEHAIMHLMYFRFFHKLLRDAGLVTSDEPAKRLLCQGMVLADAFYYTSGTGERIWIAPSEVTVERDDKQRIIKAFDKEGRELVYSGMAKMSKSKNNGIDPQDIVEKYGADTVRLFMMFASPAEMTLEWQESGVEGANRFLKRLWRLAYDHLSKGAVAELNVSALNDEQKALRRDLHKTIAKVNDDIGRRQIFNTAIAAVMELMNKLTRAPQESEQDRALMQEALLAVVRLLYPFTPHICFTLWQSLGGQGDIDSSPWPVADQAAMVEDEKLVVVQVNGKVRSKITVAADITEEQVKAIAMADPQIAKYLDGVTIRKVIYVPGKLLNLVVG